From a region of the Mesomycoplasma ovipneumoniae ATCC 29419 genome:
- a CDS encoding ABC transporter permease subunit, translating into MKMTIISAFKNKPYQRFKKTKLFFTFVFLVLFIVSFYSIFSEINYNGWTLFKKNLTDLFAFSNKHPYYSDSVFSLSMRFLWITIKYTFLGTFIGATLAFFSALFSSQFIKNKYLKSIIWWIIIILKSFPITFIIDPLKLIFAPKLAAILIVTWFSWIWLHRYFYSFLNSLDLSGYQKAIIKGKNRFFAFKNEILPFVINKFFGLFLFSFEANIRWTTIISATGVIGIGILINDGVQNPALGWKIVGIPLAVLLVFATFLEFLIIFFNKFILHKRSVNINQKNKYILWLKVNYNWILRIFFGFLILTLLIISILDIESWNVNQHQINRFFGSLFVIDWSVFLQGQLDNPIYMVWKLLAQVIVCLAIIGVVSILWLLAANEKLNHWIKWSFFKFLLNFFRIIPSIVIFYLFLSFAVQPILWVTFLVGIKNGLGMAKKLNETLNSIDWQKYKLLRLRQWNKFKTITHYIFPLIYKEYFKYLSVQISDSIHDLLLYGIFGGSLLGQKLTTLSQTGIAGDRTAFFTFSWVTWFLILSIEIIIISIQNNYFKKILAIMVKLKNMIFNVGAKKYLL; encoded by the coding sequence ATGAAGATGACGATCATTAGCGCATTTAAAAACAAGCCTTACCAAAGATTTAAAAAAACAAAACTTTTTTTCACATTTGTTTTTTTAGTTTTGTTTATTGTATCTTTTTACTCAATTTTTTCCGAAATTAATTATAATGGTTGAACCCTTTTTAAAAAAAATTTAACTGACTTGTTTGCTTTTTCAAACAAACATCCTTATTATAGTGATTCAGTTTTTTCTTTAAGCATGAGATTTTTATGAATCACAATTAAATACACTTTTCTTGGCACTTTTATCGGTGCAACTCTTGCTTTTTTTTCTGCGCTTTTTAGCTCACAATTTATTAAAAATAAATATTTAAAAAGCATAATTTGATGAATTATTATAATTCTTAAATCCTTTCCAATTACGTTTATAATTGATCCTTTAAAACTTATTTTTGCTCCAAAATTAGCGGCAATTTTAATTGTGACTTGATTTTCTTGAATTTGGTTACATCGGTATTTTTATTCTTTTTTAAATTCACTTGATTTAAGCGGGTATCAAAAAGCGATAATTAAAGGAAAAAATCGCTTCTTTGCATTTAAAAATGAAATTTTACCTTTTGTAATTAATAAATTTTTTGGGCTATTTTTATTCAGTTTTGAAGCAAATATTCGTTGAACAACGATTATTTCAGCAACTGGAGTTATTGGTATTGGAATTTTAATTAATGATGGGGTTCAAAATCCTGCATTGGGTTGAAAAATTGTCGGAATACCACTTGCAGTTTTATTAGTCTTTGCAACTTTTTTAGAATTTTTAATAATTTTCTTTAATAAATTTATATTACACAAAAGATCTGTTAATATAAACCAAAAAAATAAATATATTTTATGGTTAAAAGTAAATTACAATTGAATTTTAAGGATTTTTTTTGGATTTCTTATATTAACCTTATTAATTATTAGCATTTTGGATATTGAGTCATGGAACGTTAATCAACATCAAATTAATCGTTTTTTTGGATCACTTTTTGTTATTGACTGAAGTGTTTTTTTACAAGGACAATTAGACAATCCAATTTACATGGTTTGAAAACTTTTAGCTCAAGTTATTGTCTGTCTTGCAATTATTGGTGTAGTTTCAATTTTATGACTACTGGCTGCAAATGAAAAATTAAACCATTGAATTAAATGATCATTCTTTAAATTTTTACTTAACTTTTTTAGGATAATCCCGTCAATTGTTATTTTTTATCTTTTCTTGAGTTTTGCTGTTCAACCAATTTTATGGGTAACATTTCTTGTTGGAATTAAAAACGGCCTTGGAATGGCAAAAAAACTAAATGAAACTCTTAATTCGATCGACTGGCAAAAATACAAATTGCTAAGACTTCGCCAGTGAAATAAATTTAAGACAATAACTCACTATATTTTCCCGTTAATTTACAAGGAATATTTTAAATATTTATCGGTTCAAATTTCAGATTCAATTCATGATTTGCTTCTTTATGGAATTTTTGGCGGATCTTTATTGGGACAAAAGCTCACAACCCTTTCCCAGACAGGTATTGCCGGTGATAGAACTGCATTTTTTACTTTTTCGTGAGTAACATGGTTTTTAATTTTATCTATCGAAATTATTATTATATCTATTCAAAACAATTATTTTAAAAAAATACTCGCGATCATGGTCAAATTGAAAAATATGATTTTTAATGTTGGCGCAAAAAAATATTTATTATAA
- a CDS encoding ATP-binding cassette domain-containing protein, whose product MPNQNQTKNCLIFEDFSFRHDKNGKNLINPLNFKLCNTELLFVIGPSGQGKSSFFLSILQNIFVSGKLIWQEQNLLDQNKKNKKKFLKTVGYLTQTPTSINFQSVYLNLAKNLPKYKNIFCSLFAIPTKSQREQIIKIMSQLGLEEKIYSIFQDLSGGQQQRVEIAKLMLHHPKIILADEPTSALDPKTASKIIDLIINFGKLNNSITIIISHNINLVKKYDGRILLINNGNANFYNSFSDIDQEQIDSIFGKDDNEDDDH is encoded by the coding sequence ATGCCCAATCAAAATCAAACTAAAAACTGTCTAATTTTTGAAGATTTTTCATTTAGACATGACAAAAACGGAAAAAATTTAATAAATCCTCTTAATTTTAAGTTATGTAATACAGAACTTTTATTTGTAATTGGCCCAAGTGGTCAAGGTAAGTCTTCGTTTTTTTTGTCAATTTTACAAAATATTTTTGTTTCAGGTAAGCTAATTTGGCAAGAACAAAATTTATTAGATCAAAACAAAAAAAATAAGAAAAAATTTTTAAAAACAGTTGGATATCTTACCCAAACACCAACTTCAATAAATTTTCAAAGTGTTTATTTAAATTTAGCAAAAAATTTACCTAAGTATAAAAATATTTTTTGCAGTTTATTTGCAATTCCAACCAAAAGCCAACGAGAACAAATAATTAAAATTATGAGCCAACTTGGTTTGGAAGAAAAAATTTACTCTATTTTTCAGGACTTATCTGGAGGTCAGCAACAGCGAGTTGAAATTGCAAAGCTCATGTTACACCACCCAAAAATAATTCTTGCTGATGAGCCAACTTCAGCTCTTGATCCAAAAACAGCTTCAAAAATTATTGATTTAATTATTAATTTTGGAAAATTAAATAATTCAATCACAATTATTATTTCTCATAATATTAATTTAGTGAAAAAATATGATGGCAGAATTTTACTAATAAACAATGGAAATGCTAACTTTTATAATTCATTTTCAGATATTGACCAAGAACAAATAGATTCAATATTTGGTAAGGATGACAATGAAGATGACGATCATTAG
- the cypl gene encoding ABC transporter thiamine pyrophosphate-binding lipoprotein p37/Cypl: MTKKNKFHSKKRNFLKKLSFFSSFLTVPLVISACINTSDQNPEQLAQTWDTKVNLGLGQSWFKLKSKEPDRVNKFLTNLTEEFKKLKEANSQTKDLPDVNFEFVGNDDAKSKILQLKSSNNSANALDFVIADATTTIEDDQDKQLYNGLQTLTWAFKNSPESPVFYTDGTENDPLYKGAKQLNELFNKTPYNEWSSDPNDPQKWDTIAYRFLYDESNPRKIISYYRGMIMIYGDEKTRAEIKKSWHDKDWPKFRNYGIIHGNLTSAGTFKMQNFILKKHFGSSFRSASLNEDRLGHSDKYIQGDGHAIGQDPNFRIAFDDEASFAWTENKKDSKQYTSSETESKPDSKVEIFMLTNPASYDIGSFRPKFNKIQADLISQAFINLAKNGKDEYGPNVGYNGYRKVNQQDPEFRKIYAQSKSN; the protein is encoded by the coding sequence ATGACGAAAAAAAATAAATTTCACTCTAAAAAAAGAAATTTTTTAAAAAAATTATCTTTTTTTTCTTCTTTTTTAACAGTACCATTAGTGATTTCTGCATGTATCAATACTTCAGATCAAAATCCAGAGCAACTAGCTCAAACATGAGATACAAAAGTTAACCTTGGTTTAGGTCAAAGTTGATTTAAACTTAAATCTAAAGAACCTGATCGAGTTAATAAATTTCTTACCAATTTAACAGAAGAATTTAAGAAACTAAAAGAGGCAAATTCGCAAACTAAAGACTTGCCTGATGTGAATTTTGAATTTGTTGGAAATGATGATGCAAAATCAAAAATTTTGCAATTAAAATCATCAAATAACTCAGCTAATGCTCTCGATTTTGTAATTGCTGATGCAACTACAACTATCGAGGATGACCAAGACAAACAACTTTATAATGGTCTCCAAACTTTAACATGAGCTTTTAAAAATAGCCCTGAATCGCCGGTTTTTTACACCGACGGAACAGAAAATGATCCATTATATAAAGGTGCAAAACAATTAAATGAACTATTTAATAAAACTCCTTATAATGAATGGTCAAGTGATCCAAATGATCCGCAAAAATGAGACACAATTGCCTATCGATTTTTATATGATGAATCAAACCCGCGAAAAATAATTTCATATTACCGTGGTATGATTATGATTTATGGCGATGAAAAAACAAGAGCTGAAATTAAAAAAAGTTGACATGATAAAGACTGACCTAAATTCAGAAATTATGGAATAATTCATGGAAATCTAACTTCTGCTGGAACATTTAAAATGCAGAATTTTATTCTAAAAAAACATTTTGGTTCAAGTTTTAGATCGGCTAGTTTAAATGAAGATCGGCTAGGACATTCTGATAAATATATTCAAGGAGATGGTCATGCAATTGGTCAAGATCCAAATTTTAGAATCGCTTTTGATGATGAGGCTTCTTTTGCTTGAACTGAAAATAAAAAAGATTCAAAACAATATACTTCAAGCGAAACAGAATCTAAACCAGACTCTAAAGTTGAAATTTTTATGCTAACAAACCCAGCTTCATATGATATTGGTTCATTCCGCCCAAAATTCAATAAAATTCAAGCTGATTTAATTTCTCAAGCATTTATTAACCTGGCAAAAAACGGAAAAGATGAATACGGTCCAAATGTTGGGTACAATGGTTATAGAAAAGTAAATCAACAAGACCCTGAATTCCGTAAGATTTATGCCCAATCAAAATCAAACTAA
- a CDS encoding restriction endonuclease subunit S: protein MYPVYSSQIKNHGIFGYYNEYLAQKKIIFSTHGNPGSAKFIQEKFFATSNCGILTSKKYPESTLFAIQFEKNSKKFISQGTIPHLISSNVLKIELKFTPDVAEQQKISQLFETFDSLILAYEQKVEYLKNLKNSFIAKMFI, encoded by the coding sequence ATCTACCCGGTTTATTCATCACAAATAAAAAATCATGGAATATTTGGTTATTACAACGAATATTTGGCGCAAAAAAAGATAATTTTTTCAACTCACGGAAATCCTGGATCGGCTAAATTTATTCAAGAAAAATTTTTTGCTACCTCTAATTGTGGAATTTTGACTTCAAAAAAATATCCTGAAAGTACTCTTTTTGCAATTCAGTTCGAAAAAAACTCCAAAAAATTCATTTCTCAAGGGACAATCCCGCATTTAATTAGCTCAAATGTGCTAAAAATTGAACTAAAATTCACCCCAGATGTTGCTGAACAACAAAAAATTTCACAACTTTTTGAAACTTTTGACTCACTAATTCTTGCATACGAGCAAAAAGTTGAATATTTAAAAAATTTAAAAAATAGTTTTATTGCTAAAATGTTTATATAA
- a CDS encoding restriction endonuclease subunit S, whose product MLKKICSPQIRFKQFDSAWLTKKVGDLFLINRSGNLTKKYFRPFVSAKYIYPVYSSQIENHGILGYYKDFLAENVITWTADGVNAGVVNFRKEKFFATSGCGILISKKYQPNEFFAIAIGNNTRDHITPGPIPHLISSEMAQVELKFTPNINEQKKISQLFEALENLANKLEEKISVLKNLKNDFNNKMFANLSSDFPSIRFKGFKSAWITDQVKNLFEISRGQTLTKHQIKTRPVERERERERERERERIHLPGLFITNKKSWNIWLLQRIFGAKKDNFFNSRKSWIG is encoded by the coding sequence ATGTTAAAAAAAATATGTTCACCACAAATTAGATTCAAACAATTTGACTCAGCGTGACTAACAAAAAAAGTAGGGGATTTATTTTTAATAAATCGAAGCGGCAATTTAACCAAAAAATATTTTCGTCCGTTTGTTTCGGCAAAATATATCTACCCAGTTTATTCTTCGCAAATAGAAAATCACGGAATTTTGGGATATTATAAAGATTTTTTGGCTGAAAATGTAATAACATGGACAGCTGATGGCGTAAATGCAGGAGTCGTTAATTTTCGAAAGGAAAAATTTTTTGCAACCTCTGGCTGCGGAATTTTAATCTCAAAAAAGTACCAACCAAATGAATTTTTTGCAATTGCAATCGGTAACAACACTCGCGATCATATTACCCCAGGACCAATTCCACATTTAATTAGTTCGGAAATGGCGCAAGTTGAATTAAAATTTACCCCTAATATCAACGAGCAGAAAAAAATTTCCCAACTTTTTGAAGCACTTGAAAACTTAGCTAATAAACTTGAAGAAAAAATAAGCGTCCTGAAAAATCTTAAAAATGATTTCAATAATAAAATGTTTGCTAATTTAAGTTCAGATTTTCCTTCAATTAGATTCAAAGGTTTCAAATCAGCCTGAATTACTGACCAAGTAAAAAATTTATTTGAGATTTCCCGAGGTCAAACGTTAACCAAACACCAAATAAAAACTAGACCCGTAGAGAGAGAGAGAGAGAGAGAGAGAGAGAGAGAGAGAGAGCGGATACATCTACCCGGTTTATTCATCACAAATAAAAAATCATGGAATATTTGGTTATTACAACGAATATTTGGCGCAAAAAAAGATAATTTTTTCAACTCACGGAAATCCTGGATCGGCTAA
- the glpK gene encoding glycerol kinase GlpK encodes MDNTINQKYIMTLDSGTTSCRSLVFDKNGDVISISQKEFQQYYPQSGWVEHDANEIWNTQLYTMQSAKTRANLKSDNFIALGVTNQRETVVLWDKTTGEPVYNAIVWQDRRTSDFCDELISQGHQDYIREKTGLLINPYFSATKIRWILKNVQKAKEVLAQGNLLAGTIDTWLVWKLTQGKTHATDVSNASRTMMFDIKERKWDQKILDLLEIPVEILPKVLPSAADYGIVEPSFWSINAKGKVPIYGVIGDQQSALFGQLCTEVGMVKNTYGTGCFTLANTGQKIVESKNNLLTTIAWQIGDSPVEYALEGSVFIAGATIQWLRDGLGIIENAADTDYFISKTDKDDHRTILVPSFTGLGAPYWDSYSRGAIFGLERGTKKEHIIKAALESIAFQSNDLIKAMKSDLGQEITLMKVDGGVSKSDFLMQFQSSISELEISRSKNTETTAMGAAFLAGLHAKFWKSIDELKQISQIDKTFKPQLDQNQVQKLVANWDLAVKKTLNWVKDIK; translated from the coding sequence ATGGACAACACCATCAATCAAAAATATATAATGACACTTGATTCAGGAACAACTTCATGCCGAAGTTTGGTTTTTGATAAAAATGGCGATGTAATTTCCATTTCTCAAAAGGAATTTCAACAATATTATCCACAATCAGGTTGAGTTGAACATGATGCAAATGAAATTTGGAATACTCAACTCTATACAATGCAAAGCGCCAAAACGCGTGCAAATTTAAAGTCAGATAACTTTATCGCGCTTGGGGTCACAAACCAACGTGAAACTGTGGTTTTGTGAGACAAAACAACCGGTGAGCCGGTTTATAATGCGATCGTTTGGCAAGATCGCCGTACAAGTGATTTTTGTGATGAACTAATTTCACAAGGACACCAAGATTATATTAGAGAAAAAACTGGACTTTTAATTAATCCGTATTTTAGTGCAACAAAAATACGTTGGATTTTAAAAAATGTCCAAAAAGCTAAAGAAGTTTTGGCCCAAGGAAATCTTCTTGCCGGAACAATTGACACTTGACTTGTTTGAAAATTAACTCAAGGAAAAACTCATGCTACCGATGTCTCAAATGCTTCAAGAACAATGATGTTTGACATTAAAGAGCGAAAATGAGACCAAAAAATACTTGATTTATTAGAAATACCGGTCGAAATTTTGCCAAAAGTTTTACCTTCTGCTGCCGATTATGGAATCGTTGAACCAAGTTTTTGATCAATTAATGCAAAAGGAAAAGTGCCAATTTATGGAGTTATTGGTGACCAACAATCTGCCTTATTTGGTCAGCTTTGCACTGAAGTTGGAATGGTAAAAAATACCTATGGAACAGGATGTTTTACCTTAGCTAATACAGGCCAAAAAATTGTTGAGTCAAAAAACAATCTTCTAACAACAATTGCCTGACAAATTGGCGACAGTCCGGTTGAATATGCCCTTGAAGGTTCAGTTTTTATTGCCGGTGCAACAATTCAGTGGCTTCGTGATGGACTTGGAATAATCGAAAATGCTGCTGATACTGATTATTTTATTTCTAAAACTGATAAAGATGACCACCGGACAATTTTAGTTCCATCTTTTACCGGACTTGGAGCTCCTTATTGAGATTCTTATTCTCGGGGCGCAATTTTTGGTCTTGAAAGAGGAACCAAAAAAGAACATATTATTAAAGCAGCCCTTGAGTCAATTGCTTTTCAGTCAAATGACTTAATTAAAGCGATGAAATCTGACTTAGGCCAAGAAATTACCTTGATGAAAGTTGATGGTGGTGTTTCTAAAAGTGACTTTTTAATGCAATTCCAGTCATCGATTTCTGAGCTTGAGATCTCAAGGTCAAAAAACACCGAAACAACAGCAATGGGAGCGGCTTTTCTTGCAGGATTGCATGCAAAATTCTGAAAATCAATTGACGAACTAAAACAAATTTCACAAATTGACAAAACATTTAAGCCACAACTTGACCAAAATCAGGTTCAAAAACTAGTTGCAAATTGAGATCTTGCTGTTAAGAAAACTCTAAACTGAGTAAAAGACATTAAATAA
- a CDS encoding MIP/aquaporin family protein, with translation MESIIYLSEFLGTATLILLGNGVNYSVSATKMFANQSGKWIVIALGWALGVLLGIMVANGIAGNISVAHLNPAVSIFFAINQKNAELLALIPLQILGAIFGQIILNTINWSHIKETKAEVIASCHHTGPAFKKSYVTNFLYEFIGTIVLLATIAFLDKSFQTMGPVIVALIVLSIGLSLGSSTGYAINPARDFGPRFIFFLTSFVLKKHNNFLNVNNWKEIYGFDYSWNPIIAPSLAAVLLGFAI, from the coding sequence ATGGAAAGTATCATTTATTTATCTGAATTTCTGGGAACGGCAACGCTAATTTTGCTTGGAAATGGCGTTAATTATTCTGTAAGTGCAACAAAAATGTTTGCAAATCAATCAGGAAAATGGATTGTTATTGCCCTTGGTTGAGCTCTTGGTGTACTTTTAGGAATTATGGTTGCTAACGGAATAGCCGGTAATATTTCTGTTGCCCATTTAAATCCTGCAGTCTCAATTTTTTTTGCTATCAACCAAAAAAATGCCGAACTTTTAGCGCTTATTCCTTTACAAATATTAGGGGCAATTTTTGGCCAGATAATTCTAAATACGATTAACTGAAGTCATATTAAAGAAACAAAAGCAGAAGTTATTGCCTCATGTCACCACACCGGACCGGCATTTAAAAAATCTTATGTAACCAACTTTTTATACGAATTTATTGGAACTATTGTCTTACTTGCCACAATTGCCTTTTTGGATAAATCATTTCAAACAATGGGACCAGTAATTGTTGCGCTAATCGTGCTTTCAATTGGACTATCACTTGGTTCTTCAACTGGTTATGCTATAAATCCTGCGCGTGATTTTGGTCCAAGATTTATCTTTTTCCTTACTTCATTTGTCTTAAAAAAACATAATAATTTCTTGAATGTTAATAATTGAAAAGAAATTTATGGATTTGATTATTCATGAAATCCAATTATTGCTCCTAGTTTAGCCGCGGTTTTACTAGGTTTTGCGATTTAA